ATTCTAAGAAAATTAATCGCACTTTAACAGCTGTTTTTATCTATTGAATTAATTAATATTGTCTAAGTTACAGGTGAAATATATGTCAGAACATCATACTTTATCGACCACACTGGTTCATGCAGGGCGTAAAAAACGTTTTACTCAAGGCTCAGTTAACCCCGTGGTTCAACGCGCATCTTCTTTAGTATTTGAGACCATTGCGGATAAAAAACATTGCACAAAAAATCGTTACAAAGGAGAACTTTTTTACGGTCGTCGTGGCACGTTAACGCACTTTGCTCTTCAAGATTTAATGTGTGAAATGGAAGGCGGGACAGGTTGTTATCTTTATCCTTGTGGGGCCGCAGCCGTAACAAATGCTATTTTATCCTTTGTGGAAACAGGCGATCATGTCTTAATGACAGGTGCGGCGTATGAGCCGACACAAGATTTTTGCAATGTGATTTTGAAAAAAATGCATATTGATACGACCTATTATGATCCCATGATAGGCGCAGATGTTGCTAAACTCGTGCAGCCAAATACAAAAGTTTTATTTTTAGAGTCACCAAGTTCTTTAACGATGGAAGTACCAGATATTCCAGCGATTGTTAAAGCGGTTCGAGAAGTAAGCCCTGAAATCGTCATTATGATCGATAATACATGGGCTGCAGGGGTATTATTTAAAGCGTTAGAGCACGGTATTGATATTTCTATTCAAGCAGGAACGAAATATTTAGTAGGGCATTCTGATATTATGATTGGTACAGCCGTGGCTAATGCACGTACTTGGGATAAATTGCGTGAGCATTCTTATTTAATGGGACAAATGGTTGACGCCGATTCTGCTTATACGACAGCACGCGGTATTCGTACCTTAGGTGTGCGATTAAAACAACATCATGAAAGTAGTTTAAAAGTGGCCAAATGGTTAAGTGAACAACCACAAGTTAAAGCAGTGTATCATCCTGCGCTACCAAGCTGTCCAGGCCATGAAAACTTTAAACGTGACTTTACCGGCGCAAGCGGTTTATTCTCTTTTGAATTACATAAACGTTTAAACGATGAAGAGCTTTCCGCCTTTATGGATCATTTTGAGCTTTTCACAATGGCTTATTCTTGGGGCGGGTTTGAATCTCTCATTTTATGCAATCAACCAGAAGAAATTGCAAAAATTCGCCCAGGTATTGAGCGTAAATTAACAGGTTCATTAATTCGTGTGCATATTGGATTTGAAGACACGGATGAATTAATTGCTGATCTTCAAGCAGGCTTTGACCGAATCAAATAAGAAAGGGGCTGTTTATGTAAACAGCCCTTATTTACTCAATCTTTGAGTTGATTTATCATAGTCAGCATTTTTAGTCACTAGAGAAGAACAATGAAACATATTCATATTTTAGGCATCTGCGGTACCTTTATGGGCGGCGTTGCGATGATTGCCAAACAAATGGGCTATAAAGTAACGGGTTCCGATACCAATGTTTACCCACCGATGAGCACTTTTTTACAAGAACAGGGCATTGAAATTATTCCTAATTATGATGTAGCTCAACTTCAGCCTGCGCCAGATATGGTGATTGTCGGAAATGCCATGAAACGCGGTAATCCTTGCGTGGAATATGTTTTGGATAATGCCTTGCCTTACACATCAGGACCTCAATGGTTACACGACCATTTATTGCGTAACCGTTGGGTGTTAGCGGTTTCAGGTACACATGGTAAAACCACAACAACGGGTATGTTGACTTGGATTTTAGAACAAAATGGGTTAAAACCAGGTTTCTTAATCGGTGGGATTGCGGGGAATTTTGGCACCTCTGCTCGTTTAGGGGAAAGTGAATTCTTTGTAATTGAAGCGGATGAGTATGATACGGCGTTCTTTGACAAGCGTTCTAAATTTGTACATTACAATCCGAAAACATTGATTATTAACAATATTAGCTTCGATCATGCTGATATCTTCGATGATCTTCATGCGATCCAGCGTCAATTCCATCATATGATCCGAACCATTCCTTCCACAGGACGCGTTCTTTCTTTTGCAGATGAACAGAGCGTGAAAGAAACCCTCAATATGGGTTGTTGGTCAGAACAGCAATTTATCGGTAAAGATAAAGAATGGTTTGCGGAACGTATTACCAATGATTGTTCAGAATTTGCTGTATTCCATCATGGTAAAAAAGTTGCTGAAGTGAAATGGAATATTGTCGGACAACACAATATGCACAATGCTTTAATGGCGATTGCGGCGGCTTACCATGCGGGTGTCAAAATTGAAGATGCATGTCATGCATTAGGTAGCTTTATCAATGCAAAACGTCGTTTAGAAGTGAAGGGGGAAGTAAACGATATTACGGTTTATGATGACTTCGCTCACCATCCAGAAGCCATTCTGGCGACACTTACTGCGTTGCGTGACAAAGTAGGTGGTGGCGTACGTATTCTTGCTGTATTAGAGCCTCGTTCAAACACCATGAAAATGGGTGTGCATAAAGATGAAATTGCACCAGCACTTGGGCGAGCTGATGCGGTGTTTATGCTACAACCAGATAATATTCCATGGGATGTAGCTGAAATTGCGGGAGCATGTGTTCAACCAGCACATTACACAGGAAATATTGATAAATTAGTGGATATGATTGTGGCTGAAGCGAAACCAACGGATCAGATTCTTGTGATGTCAAACGGTAGCTTTGGTGGCATTCATCAAAAGATTTTAGATCGATTAAAATAATCTCAATGCAAAGTGCGGTCAAAAATGAGAGTGTTTTTGACCGCACTTTTTATCATCAAAAATAAGGAAATAGCATGGCTGATCCACATATTGAATCTCCAATGGATGTTTGGGATAAACTCACCGTCATTATTTATCGCACAGGCTTTGTGATTGCGGCATTTAGCATCTTGGCTTTAACTTGGTATCCTCAACAGGCTCAAATTGGCGTATTGATTGCAGCAACTTGTTGTGCATCATCGCTTCATATTTATTTAAAGCATTTCCGCTTAACATTTCAATTTGCCACGTGGCTTGCACTCTTATGTGCGCTTTTAGGTTGGCATGAATTAGCGTTAGGTGGTGCATTAGTCACACTGGGCGGTTTATGTTTTAAAGAATACTTCTGTTTTAGAGTACCGCTATTAAATTTACAACCTGCATTTGTCGCCGCACTTTGGTTTGCTTGGGTATTTGAGAGTGGTTGGATTGCTCGAATTTTATCGTTGATTGTCGGCGGATTATTATTAATTCTTGCTGTTCAAAAATGGCGAATGCCATTGCATTTTGATATCGGTGATAAGACAAAGTATCAAATCTAATAAGATTGATAGATAAAGGCATAATGTTTCAGGAGGTTGTGCCTTTTTATTTCGATTCAATTTTATCTTTATCTAAAAACGAAAAAAGCACCGAAATTTCGGTGCTTTGTAATTTGGTTGCGGGGGCCGGATTTGAACCGACGGCCTTCGGGTTATGAGCCCGACGAGCTACCAAGCTGCTCCACCCCGCGTCTGATGGCGCGTAATATACTCGTTTCAAAAATTATTGCAAGATTTAAACTGAATTTGACTTTCCGTTTGTTAAGAAAATAAACAATGTGAATATTAATTAATCATTTTATGAAATAGTGCTAGTCCTAAAAGGGAATTTTTGATAGCGTATGCAACTTTGTATTAGTTAGTTTAATTTAGGAAAATGAGAATGAAATTTCGTCAAAATCTCGCCGTAAAAATACTCTCTGTAATGGCGGCAGTTTCGGTGCTTGCGTCATGTGGTTCAGCACCAAGTAAAGTCTCTTCAAAAAATAATTCTAGCTTGCCGCGTACTGCGACAGGCGATGATCCACAAAAATTTGGGGCAAAGTATAGTGGACGTAATTATCAACAAGCTATTTTAAGCCCAGTGGCATCCGTGGAGAACAAAGGTGCGGTTGTAAACCAAGGTGATTTTTTAACGCAGTTGACGAATGTTCGTGATTATTCAAGTTCATTAACAAATCGCTTTGCTGCTAATTATGGCAAAATCACTAACTGGGTACTTGCAGGAGCCAATGTGAATGAATTAGCACAATACGGCATTAACCCACAGATTATGAAAGGTTTTGATGGTTATCAAAACGTGTTAATGACAGGTTATTATTCACCTGTGATTCATGCACGCCGTACTGCACAAGGTCAATATCAACACCCAATTTATGCGATGCCAAGCTATAAACGTTATAGCCGAGCAGAAATTTATAATGGTGCATTGGCAGGACAAGGCTTAGAGCTCGCTTACAGTGATTCAATGATGGATAACTTCTTATTAGGCGTGCAGGGTAGTGGCTATGTTGATTACGGTGATGGCAATTTAAATTATTTAGCCTATGCTGGCCAAAATGGCTATAAATATCAAGCTGTTGGGCGTTTGTTGGTAGAAGATGGTGAAATTCCAAAAGAAAAAATGTCTATCCAAGCGATTCGTGAATGGGGGAAAGCAAACCCATCTCGAGTACGAGAATTGTTAGAACGTAATCCATCTTATGTTTTCTTTAAAAACGATCCAACAGGTGAAGTGAAAGGTTCTGCAGGCGTGCCTTTAGTACCTATGGCAGCAGTTGCTTCTGATCGCAATGTCATTCCTTCTGGTACCGTATTATTGGTTGAAGTGCCAGATATTGATAATGATGGTAACTGGATGGGCACGCACAAATTACACTTAATGGTGGCACTTGATGTGGGCGGCGCGGTAAATGGTCACCACTTTGACTTATATCGTGGTATTGGTGATCAAGCAGGCCATATCGCGGGTTTATCAAAACACTATGGACGCGTTTGGGTACTACAATAATGGCTCGTGTCGATAACTACGAACAACGTTTTGGCGGCATTGGTCGCCTTTATACCCCAGAAGGCTTGGCGCGTTTGCGTCAGACTCATGTGTGCGTTATTGGTATTGGCGGCGTAGGTTCGTGGGTAGTGGAAGCGCTTGCGCGAAGTGGCGTAGGGCAGATCACCATGATTGATATGGATGATATTTGTGTCACCAATATTAATCGTCAGCTTCCTGCATTAAGCGGCAATATTGGCAAGCTTAAAACGGAAGTAATGGCAGAGCGCGTTAAGCTGATTAACCCAGAATGTGCGGTGAATATTATCGATGATTTCATTTCACCGGATAATCAAGCAGAGTATTTAAATCGCGGTTATGATTATGTCATTGATGCCATTGATAATGTGAAAATCAAAGCGGCGATGATTGCCTATTGCAAACGTAATAAAATCAAGATTATCACTATTGGTGGCGCAGGTGGTCAGACAGATCCATCCAAAATCCAAATTGCTGATTTAAGCAAAACGATCCAAGATCCATTATTGGCGAAAGTGCGGTCAGTTTTACGTAAGGATTTTAATTTTAGCCAAAATCCACAACGTAAGTTCGCAGTTGATGCTGTGTTTTCCAGTCAGCCTCTGATTTTCCCTAAAATGGGCGAGGGCTGTGAAGTATCAGCCACCATGAATTGTGCAAATGGCTTTGGTGCAGCAACCATGATAACTGCAACTTTTGGATTTTTTGCCGTTTCCAGGGTAATAGACAAGTTATTAAAATAAAGAAATGAAGCAACGTGAAAACGTTGCTTTTTCTTTATGAATAAAAGTATTCAATAAGATGAAGAAATATCACTTCATTTTTTTAATTTGAAATGTTGCAATTTTATCAAAAAGGCGTAGTCTATGTTGGCTTTGAGAATAATTCCCAATAAAAGTAAGGAAACAAAAATGAAACAAGTATTAAAAATGAGTGCAATTTCTACCGCACTTTTAACGCTTCCAATGATGGCAAATGCAGATGTATTGGCATCCGTGAAACCCCTCGGTTTTATTACATCGTCTATTGCTAATGGTGTAACAGATACGCAAATTTTAGTGCCAGCAGGTGCTTCTCCACATGATTACAGCTTAAAGCTTTCAGATGTGCAAAAAGTGAAATCGGCGGATTTAGTGGTTTGGGTTGGTGAAGATATTGATGCTTTCTTAGCAAAACCAATTAGCCAAATTGATAGCAAAAAAATCATCAATATTTCTGAGATTCCAGAAATTAAACCGCTTTTAAGCAAGGTCCATCATGAACATTATCATGAAGGCGATGAAGATGAGCACGGGCATGATCATAAGCATGGACACGATCATAAGCACGAGCATGGCCATGACCATGAGCATCACCACCACGATGTAGATGAAAATGGGTTAAGCGTGAACTGGCACTTATGGTATTCACCAGCCATCAGCCAAATTGTGGCACAAAAAGTGGCGGATAAATTAACGGAACAATATCCGGATAAAAAAGAGCTCATCGCGAAAAACTTAGCCGATTTTAACCGCACTTTGACCGAGCAAAGCGATAAGATCAAAGCGCAATTAGCCCCACTCAAAGATAAAGGCTTCTTTGTATTCCATGATGCTTATAGCTATTTCAACGATGCTTATGGTTTAAATCAAACCGGTTATTTCACCATTAATCCATTAGTGGCACCTGGTGCAAAAACCATTGCTCACATCAAAGAAGAAATTGAAGAACATCGTGTAAATTGTCTTTTTGCGGAGCCTCAATTCACACCAAAAGTGATTGATACGCTTGCGCAAAGTACAAAAGTTAATGTTGGTCGTTTAGATCCTATTGGTGATAACGTACAGCTTGGTCCAAATTCCTATGCGAATTTCCTTCAAGCCACCGCTGATAGCTATGCTCAATGTTTAAGTAAATAATCAAAAATCTCCCCCTTACCCCCTCTTTATAAAAGAGGGGGAATATTCTTGAAATATCCCCAAATTTAACCGCACTTTCGTGCTATAATTCGCCCAATTTTTCCCTATCGAGAAAACACATGAAACAACTATTTGCCACAACTGCCCGTGGTTTTGAAGAACTATTAAAAGTCGAACTCACAGAGCTTGGTGCAACGGAATGTAAAATTGCACAAGGCGGCGTACATTTTCAGGCTGATGATGAAACACTTTATCGCAGCTTATTATGGTCACGTTTGTCTTCGCGTATTTTGTTACCGATTGTAAATGGAAAGGTATATAGTGATTTAGACTTGTATTCAATTGTGACAGGGCAGGATTGGTTAAGTTATTTTGATGAGAAAGCCACATTTTTTGTTGATTTCAATGGGACAAACCAAGAAATTCGTCACACCCAATTTGGTGCGATGCGAGTGAAAGATGCCATTGTGGATTATTTTGAACGCCAAGGGAAAGCGCGTCCAAATGTGGATAAAGACTATCCAGATGTGCGAATTCATGCTTATTTAAATAAAGAAGAACTCGTCGTTTCACTCGATTTAAGTGGCGAAGCATTGCATTTACGTGGCTATCGTGAAGATACAGGCCAAGCGCCTTTACGTGAAACCTTAGCCGCTGCGATAGTGCTTCGTTCAGGTTGGAAAAAAGGGACACCATTAGTGGATCCAATGTGCGGTTCGGGTACTTTGTTAATCGAAGCTGCACAAATGGAAGCACAAATTGCACCGCAATTACATCGTTTACATTGGGGCTTTGATTGCTGGAAAGGGCATAATCAAGATGCTTGGGATGAGGTGAAAGCAGAAGCGGTACAGCAAGCTGAAGCTTATTTTAATCAAAATCTAAAACCGCATTTTTATGGCTTCGATCTCGATCATCGCGTTCTGAAAAAAGCGCAAAAGAACGCACAAAATGCAGGCGTAGCACACTTAATTCACTGGAAACAAGGTGATGTCGCCGCATTAAAAAATCCAAGTCCAGATGAAGTGGGAACAGTGATTTGTAACCCACCTTACGGTGAGCGTTTAGGTACAACTCCTGCTTTGATTGCACTATATTCAGTCTTTGGGCAACGTCTTAAAAATGAATTTGGTGGTTGGAATGCGTCGATTTTCAGTAGTGAATCTACGTTGCTTGATTGTTTGCGTATGCGTTCACATCGTCAATTTAAAGCAAAAAACGGTCCGTTAGATTGTGTTCAGAAGAATTATCAAATTTCAGAACGTAAAGAAAGTGTGGCTGAAAATCCGCTTGAATTTGACCGCACTTCAACGGTAGCGGTGGATTTTGCGAATCGTTTGCAGAAAAATATCAAGAAAATTGAAAAATGGGCGAAGCAGCAAGGTCTTGATGCGTATCGTTTATATGATGCCGATTTACCGGAATATAACGTGGCAGTGGATCGTTAT
The sequence above is a segment of the Haemophilus parainfluenzae genome. Coding sequences within it:
- the metC gene encoding cystathionine beta-lyase yields the protein MSEHHTLSTTLVHAGRKKRFTQGSVNPVVQRASSLVFETIADKKHCTKNRYKGELFYGRRGTLTHFALQDLMCEMEGGTGCYLYPCGAAAVTNAILSFVETGDHVLMTGAAYEPTQDFCNVILKKMHIDTTYYDPMIGADVAKLVQPNTKVLFLESPSSLTMEVPDIPAIVKAVREVSPEIVIMIDNTWAAGVLFKALEHGIDISIQAGTKYLVGHSDIMIGTAVANARTWDKLREHSYLMGQMVDADSAYTTARGIRTLGVRLKQHHESSLKVAKWLSEQPQVKAVYHPALPSCPGHENFKRDFTGASGLFSFELHKRLNDEELSAFMDHFELFTMAYSWGGFESLILCNQPEEIAKIRPGIERKLTGSLIRVHIGFEDTDELIADLQAGFDRIK
- the mpl gene encoding UDP-N-acetylmuramate:L-alanyl-gamma-D-glutamyl-meso-diaminopimelate ligase, whose amino-acid sequence is MKHIHILGICGTFMGGVAMIAKQMGYKVTGSDTNVYPPMSTFLQEQGIEIIPNYDVAQLQPAPDMVIVGNAMKRGNPCVEYVLDNALPYTSGPQWLHDHLLRNRWVLAVSGTHGKTTTTGMLTWILEQNGLKPGFLIGGIAGNFGTSARLGESEFFVIEADEYDTAFFDKRSKFVHYNPKTLIINNISFDHADIFDDLHAIQRQFHHMIRTIPSTGRVLSFADEQSVKETLNMGCWSEQQFIGKDKEWFAERITNDCSEFAVFHHGKKVAEVKWNIVGQHNMHNALMAIAAAYHAGVKIEDACHALGSFINAKRRLEVKGEVNDITVYDDFAHHPEAILATLTALRDKVGGGVRILAVLEPRSNTMKMGVHKDEIAPALGRADAVFMLQPDNIPWDVAEIAGACVQPAHYTGNIDKLVDMIVAEAKPTDQILVMSNGSFGGIHQKILDRLK
- a CDS encoding DUF2301 domain-containing membrane protein; protein product: MADPHIESPMDVWDKLTVIIYRTGFVIAAFSILALTWYPQQAQIGVLIAATCCASSLHIYLKHFRLTFQFATWLALLCALLGWHELALGGALVTLGGLCFKEYFCFRVPLLNLQPAFVAALWFAWVFESGWIARILSLIVGGLLLILAVQKWRMPLHFDIGDKTKYQI
- the mltA gene encoding murein transglycosylase A, whose translation is MKFRQNLAVKILSVMAAVSVLASCGSAPSKVSSKNNSSLPRTATGDDPQKFGAKYSGRNYQQAILSPVASVENKGAVVNQGDFLTQLTNVRDYSSSLTNRFAANYGKITNWVLAGANVNELAQYGINPQIMKGFDGYQNVLMTGYYSPVIHARRTAQGQYQHPIYAMPSYKRYSRAEIYNGALAGQGLELAYSDSMMDNFLLGVQGSGYVDYGDGNLNYLAYAGQNGYKYQAVGRLLVEDGEIPKEKMSIQAIREWGKANPSRVRELLERNPSYVFFKNDPTGEVKGSAGVPLVPMAAVASDRNVIPSGTVLLVEVPDIDNDGNWMGTHKLHLMVALDVGGAVNGHHFDLYRGIGDQAGHIAGLSKHYGRVWVLQ
- the tcdA gene encoding tRNA cyclic N6-threonylcarbamoyladenosine(37) synthase TcdA, whose amino-acid sequence is MARVDNYEQRFGGIGRLYTPEGLARLRQTHVCVIGIGGVGSWVVEALARSGVGQITMIDMDDICVTNINRQLPALSGNIGKLKTEVMAERVKLINPECAVNIIDDFISPDNQAEYLNRGYDYVIDAIDNVKIKAAMIAYCKRNKIKIITIGGAGGQTDPSKIQIADLSKTIQDPLLAKVRSVLRKDFNFSQNPQRKFAVDAVFSSQPLIFPKMGEGCEVSATMNCANGFGAATMITATFGFFAVSRVIDKLLK
- the znuA gene encoding zinc ABC transporter substrate-binding protein ZnuA, producing the protein MKQVLKMSAISTALLTLPMMANADVLASVKPLGFITSSIANGVTDTQILVPAGASPHDYSLKLSDVQKVKSADLVVWVGEDIDAFLAKPISQIDSKKIINISEIPEIKPLLSKVHHEHYHEGDEDEHGHDHKHGHDHKHEHGHDHEHHHHDVDENGLSVNWHLWYSPAISQIVAQKVADKLTEQYPDKKELIAKNLADFNRTLTEQSDKIKAQLAPLKDKGFFVFHDAYSYFNDAYGLNQTGYFTINPLVAPGAKTIAHIKEEIEEHRVNCLFAEPQFTPKVIDTLAQSTKVNVGRLDPIGDNVQLGPNSYANFLQATADSYAQCLSK
- the rlmKL gene encoding bifunctional 23S rRNA (guanine(2069)-N(7))-methyltransferase RlmK/23S rRNA (guanine(2445)-N(2))-methyltransferase RlmL; this translates as MKQLFATTARGFEELLKVELTELGATECKIAQGGVHFQADDETLYRSLLWSRLSSRILLPIVNGKVYSDLDLYSIVTGQDWLSYFDEKATFFVDFNGTNQEIRHTQFGAMRVKDAIVDYFERQGKARPNVDKDYPDVRIHAYLNKEELVVSLDLSGEALHLRGYREDTGQAPLRETLAAAIVLRSGWKKGTPLVDPMCGSGTLLIEAAQMEAQIAPQLHRLHWGFDCWKGHNQDAWDEVKAEAVQQAEAYFNQNLKPHFYGFDLDHRVLKKAQKNAQNAGVAHLIHWKQGDVAALKNPSPDEVGTVICNPPYGERLGTTPALIALYSVFGQRLKNEFGGWNASIFSSESTLLDCLRMRSHRQFKAKNGPLDCVQKNYQISERKESVAENPLEFDRTSTVAVDFANRLQKNIKKIEKWAKQQGLDAYRLYDADLPEYNVAVDRYGDHIVVQEYAAPKNIDENKARQRLLDAVTATLQVTGIETNKLILKVRQKQKGTNQYEKLANKGEYFYVNEYGAQLWVNLTDYLDTGLFLDHRLTRKMLGEMAKGKDFLNLFAYTGSATVHTALGGAKSTTTVDMSNTYLNWAEQNLILNDIEGKQHKLIQADCLQWLEKCDRQFDLIFVDPPTFSNSKRMEDSWDVQRDHIKLMRNLKRILRSNGTIVFSNNKRGFKMDFEALDELGLSAVEISAKTLPLDFERNKQIHNCWFVTMKA